One window of Inquilinus sp. Marseille-Q2685 genomic DNA carries:
- a CDS encoding ABC transporter permease, whose translation MTAIATRLPAILRHKAVLAWLVVAAVWVAASLLTRGFGAYGHLRYLLELAAVIGLVAAGQTLVVIGGGIDLAVGAVITVTAILLPLLSVAWDPTGLVGVAATLLVAAGIGFLNGLGIAALRVHPLIMTLAMATLLQGLLVIVAGGSAITVRNPVVEWLGSARPAGVPVGILLWLLVSAGVLVLLHRTAVGARIFALGTSPLAARLSGVDIGRTTVLLYTLSGLAAGIAGVLVLGMNRQGYVGIGDPYLLTSIAAVVLGGTSILGGRGTYAGTIPGAILLVTITALITVVNASPGWRSILFGGLILGLLLLSGREARR comes from the coding sequence ATGACGGCGATCGCGACCAGGCTGCCCGCGATCCTGCGGCACAAGGCGGTGCTGGCCTGGCTGGTGGTGGCCGCGGTCTGGGTCGCCGCCAGCCTGCTGACCCGCGGCTTCGGCGCCTATGGTCATCTGCGCTATCTGCTGGAGCTCGCGGCCGTGATCGGCCTGGTCGCCGCAGGGCAGACGCTGGTGGTGATCGGCGGCGGCATCGACCTCGCGGTCGGCGCGGTGATCACGGTGACGGCGATCCTGCTGCCGCTGCTGTCCGTGGCCTGGGACCCGACCGGCCTCGTCGGGGTGGCGGCGACGCTGCTGGTGGCGGCCGGGATCGGCTTCCTCAACGGGCTCGGCATCGCCGCGCTCAGGGTGCATCCGCTGATCATGACGCTGGCGATGGCGACGCTGCTGCAAGGGCTCCTGGTGATCGTCGCCGGCGGCAGCGCGATCACCGTGCGCAACCCGGTGGTGGAATGGCTCGGCTCCGCCCGACCGGCCGGGGTGCCGGTCGGCATCCTGCTGTGGCTCCTGGTCTCGGCCGGGGTGCTGGTGCTGCTGCACCGGACGGCCGTGGGCGCGCGGATCTTCGCCCTCGGCACCAGCCCGCTGGCGGCGCGCCTGTCCGGCGTCGATATCGGGCGGACCACGGTGCTGCTGTACACGCTCAGCGGCCTCGCGGCGGGCATCGCCGGGGTGCTCGTGCTGGGCATGAACCGGCAGGGCTATGTCGGCATCGGCGACCCGTATCTCCTGACCTCGATCGCCGCGGTGGTGCTGGGCGGCACCTCGATCCTGGGCGGGCGCGGCACCTATGCCGGCACCATCCCGGGGGCGATCCTGCTGGTCACCATCACCGCGCTGATCACCGTGGTGAACGCCTCGCCCGGCTGGCGCAGCATCCTGTTC
- a CDS encoding response regulator, whose product MEPDRDPCVLVVEDEFLTALLVEEALAEAGIRVLGPAASLERAVELAGHDGVDAALLDVELSGGDEVFPAAEILAERNVPFAFVSSCPRDRIEDRFVARPMLAKPFQDREVQAIAAKLLMPRGR is encoded by the coding sequence ATGGAGCCCGATCGAGACCCTTGCGTCCTCGTCGTCGAGGACGAGTTCCTGACCGCCCTGCTGGTGGAGGAGGCCCTCGCCGAGGCCGGCATCCGCGTCCTGGGCCCGGCTGCGAGCCTGGAGCGGGCGGTGGAGCTGGCCGGACATGACGGCGTGGATGCCGCCCTGCTCGATGTCGAGCTGTCCGGCGGCGACGAGGTCTTCCCGGCGGCGGAGATCCTGGCCGAGCGGAACGTTCCGTTCGCCTTCGTGTCGTCCTGCCCCCGCGATCGCATCGAAGACAGATTCGTCGCCCGGCCGATGCTGGCGAAGCCGTTCCAGGACCGCGAGGTGCAGGCGATCGCGGCGAAGCTGCTGATGCCCAGAGGGCGCTGA
- a CDS encoding sugar ABC transporter ATP-binding protein translates to MSIVGGGGAGTAPPVQAAPVLAAEGVSKAFFGNPVLRDVSIALHPGRVHALLGENGAGKSTLINILSGALRPDGGSLTVDGRSAGHLTPREAQRAGIAVVQQELSLAPHLSIAENIGLGAYPRRLGLIDYGALAARARAACELVGLDEPLDLPVDALSLGRRQMVEIAKALYRKPRVLILDEPTSSLSAHEAQTLARLVRRLRDEGVAILYISHRLNEVLDLCDYATVLKDGSRTADRPLAGVDPEGLVRLMVGRDPGDLFPAWQPSARAETAIEIKGFRAGSAREVDLTVRYGEVVGIGGLVGQGQEDLLLGLVGALPAAADAARIAGANRPVAKVTEATAAGLAYIPADRKKEGLLLPHSIAFNLLLPTLARPARGLRDRSAEAATVADLAKRLTIKGDTARPVQALSGGNQQKVALAKWLPLAPRILLLNDPTRGVDVETKREIYVMLRALAAQGKAVVLLSSDTPELVHLCDRVAVMFAGRTVATLERPGISEEAIVGAAMGVAAPGLAA, encoded by the coding sequence GTGAGCATCGTGGGCGGGGGCGGCGCCGGGACGGCGCCGCCCGTTCAGGCCGCGCCTGTCCTGGCCGCGGAGGGCGTGTCCAAGGCCTTCTTCGGCAATCCGGTGCTGCGCGATGTCTCGATCGCGCTGCATCCCGGCCGGGTGCATGCCCTGCTGGGCGAGAACGGGGCCGGCAAGTCGACCCTGATCAACATCCTGTCCGGGGCGCTGCGGCCGGATGGCGGGTCGCTGACGGTGGACGGACGCAGCGCCGGCCACCTGACCCCGCGCGAGGCCCAGCGCGCCGGCATCGCCGTGGTGCAGCAGGAGCTGAGCCTGGCGCCGCACCTGTCGATCGCCGAGAACATCGGCCTTGGCGCCTATCCCCGGCGGCTGGGGCTGATCGACTACGGCGCCCTGGCGGCGCGGGCCCGGGCGGCCTGCGAGCTGGTCGGGCTGGACGAGCCGCTGGACCTGCCGGTCGATGCCCTGTCGCTCGGCCGCCGGCAGATGGTCGAGATCGCCAAGGCGCTGTACCGCAAGCCGCGCGTCCTGATCCTGGACGAGCCGACCTCCTCGCTGTCCGCTCACGAGGCGCAGACCCTGGCCCGGCTGGTGCGGCGGCTGCGCGACGAGGGCGTCGCCATCCTCTACATCTCGCACCGGCTGAACGAGGTGCTGGACCTCTGCGATTACGCCACGGTGCTGAAGGACGGCAGCCGCACCGCCGACCGGCCGCTGGCCGGCGTCGACCCGGAAGGGCTGGTGCGGCTGATGGTCGGGCGCGATCCCGGCGACCTGTTCCCGGCGTGGCAGCCCAGCGCCCGGGCGGAGACGGCGATCGAGATCAAGGGCTTCCGGGCGGGGTCGGCGCGGGAGGTCGACCTGACGGTCCGCTACGGCGAGGTGGTCGGCATCGGCGGGCTGGTCGGGCAGGGGCAGGAGGACCTGCTGCTGGGCCTCGTCGGCGCCCTGCCGGCGGCGGCCGATGCCGCGCGCATCGCCGGCGCCAATAGGCCCGTCGCCAAGGTGACCGAGGCGACGGCGGCGGGCTTGGCCTACATCCCGGCCGACCGCAAGAAGGAAGGGCTGCTGCTGCCGCACAGCATCGCCTTCAACCTGCTGCTGCCGACCCTGGCGCGGCCGGCCCGCGGCCTCCGCGACCGGTCGGCGGAGGCGGCGACGGTAGCCGATCTGGCGAAACGGCTGACCATCAAGGGCGACACGGCACGGCCGGTGCAGGCGCTGTCGGGCGGCAACCAGCAGAAGGTGGCGCTGGCCAAGTGGCTGCCGCTGGCGCCGCGCATCCTGCTGCTGAACGATCCCACGCGCGGCGTCGATGTCGAGACCAAGCGGGAGATCTACGTCATGCTACGGGCGCTGGCGGCGCAGGGGAAGGCGGTGGTGCTGCTCAGCTCCGACACGCCGGAGCTGGTGCATCTCTGCGACCGGGTGGCGGTGATGTTCGCCGGCCGCACCGTGGCGACGCTGGAGCGGCCGGGCATCAGCGAGGAGGCGATCGTCGGCGCCGCCATGGGCGTCGCGGCGCCGGGGCTGGCGGCATGA
- a CDS encoding ABC transporter substrate-binding protein translates to MTKDLARRAVCGAALAVAALVAATGTADAAANCIKGDRKPPFTVGWANIYSVPTWMKQTEGTISTMVEELKGKGLVDKLVITDAQGNANTQIQQVQSMIDADVDAIILIAGSATALDRVVADACAKGIAVINFDSLVQTDKVTAKINTDSLDWGKQAAEWLVKQIGGKGKIIVLNGPAGISVSDDRRKGATPVLQANPGVEVLAETNTDYNVAPAQEAVTSLLFANPEIDGILSLGGALSAGAILAMDRQGRDFVPTTGENYRQFLELWKQHEMKGWATMQPNWLGALAVYTAVQALQGKDVPAFVKVPLPVIDDSSIDGYLARADKFPADGYIFSEYDTALFDQLLAAK, encoded by the coding sequence ATGACGAAAGATCTGGCGCGCCGCGCCGTCTGCGGGGCGGCCCTCGCGGTCGCGGCCCTGGTCGCCGCCACCGGCACGGCCGACGCTGCCGCCAACTGCATCAAGGGCGACCGTAAGCCGCCCTTCACCGTCGGCTGGGCCAACATCTATTCCGTGCCCACCTGGATGAAGCAGACCGAAGGCACCATCAGCACGATGGTGGAGGAGCTGAAGGGCAAGGGGCTGGTCGACAAGCTGGTCATCACCGACGCCCAGGGCAACGCCAACACCCAGATCCAGCAGGTCCAGTCGATGATCGACGCCGATGTCGACGCGATCATCCTGATCGCCGGGTCGGCCACCGCGCTGGACCGCGTGGTCGCCGATGCCTGCGCCAAGGGCATCGCGGTGATCAACTTCGACAGCCTGGTGCAGACCGACAAGGTGACGGCCAAGATCAACACCGATTCGCTCGACTGGGGAAAACAGGCCGCCGAGTGGCTGGTCAAGCAGATCGGCGGCAAGGGCAAGATCATCGTGCTGAACGGCCCGGCCGGTATCTCGGTCAGCGACGACCGGCGCAAGGGCGCGACGCCGGTGCTGCAGGCCAATCCGGGGGTCGAGGTGCTGGCCGAGACCAACACCGACTACAACGTCGCCCCGGCGCAGGAGGCGGTGACCAGCCTGCTGTTCGCCAACCCGGAGATCGACGGCATCCTGTCGCTGGGCGGGGCGCTGTCGGCCGGCGCGATCCTGGCGATGGACCGGCAGGGCCGCGACTTCGTGCCGACCACCGGCGAGAACTACCGCCAGTTCCTGGAGCTGTGGAAGCAGCACGAGATGAAGGGCTGGGCGACGATGCAGCCGAACTGGCTGGGCGCGCTGGCCGTCTACACCGCGGTGCAGGCGCTGCAGGGCAAGGACGTGCCCGCTTTCGTCAAGGTGCCGCTGCCGGTGATCGACGACAGCAGCATCGACGGCTATCTGGCGCGGGCCGACAAGTTCCCGGCCGACGGTTACATCTTCTCGGAATACGACACGGCGCTGTTCGACCAACTGCTGGCGGCGAAGTGA
- a CDS encoding ABC transporter permease, which yields MSAALYRAIQGRRHQGLRGLYLIVALFLALYVALFPGLVSVEGVARFTQNWFPLALVAMAQAMIMLTGGINLAVGAMVSLGAVVAATSFDGLLGVPGGVLAVAAIGLAVGAGAGAIVAFFRLPAIIVTLAGSFILGGAALLVLPRPGGDVPDWLSELLAGHQPVAALLLVLLAVAWKLYLATPIGLGLYAAGDNPVGAYRSGVPVDLAKVVAYAVSFMLAALAGLFVAAQTGSGDPVIGTPFTLNSIAASVLGGVGFLGGAGTMRGALAGSLLLSVMINVMFFLGFPPVAQYIAQGLIIVGAVALPQIRWRRA from the coding sequence ATGAGCGCGGCGCTGTACCGGGCGATCCAGGGCCGCCGGCACCAGGGGCTGCGCGGGCTGTACCTGATCGTGGCGCTGTTCCTGGCGCTCTACGTCGCCCTGTTCCCGGGGCTGGTCAGCGTCGAGGGCGTGGCCAGGTTCACCCAGAACTGGTTCCCGCTGGCGCTGGTGGCGATGGCCCAGGCGATGATCATGCTGACCGGCGGCATCAACCTCGCCGTCGGCGCCATGGTCAGCCTCGGCGCCGTGGTCGCCGCCACCAGCTTCGACGGGCTGCTCGGCGTGCCCGGCGGGGTGCTGGCGGTGGCCGCGATCGGCCTCGCGGTCGGGGCCGGGGCGGGGGCGATCGTGGCTTTCTTCCGGCTGCCGGCGATCATCGTCACTTTGGCCGGGTCCTTCATCCTCGGCGGCGCGGCCCTGCTGGTGCTGCCGCGGCCGGGCGGCGACGTGCCGGACTGGCTGTCGGAGCTGCTGGCCGGCCACCAGCCGGTGGCGGCGCTGCTGCTGGTGCTGCTGGCGGTCGCCTGGAAGCTGTACCTGGCGACGCCGATCGGCCTCGGCCTCTACGCCGCCGGCGACAACCCGGTTGGCGCCTACCGCTCCGGCGTGCCGGTCGACCTCGCCAAGGTCGTGGCCTATGCCGTCAGCTTCATGCTGGCGGCGCTGGCCGGGCTGTTCGTGGCGGCGCAGACGGGATCGGGCGACCCGGTGATCGGCACGCCCTTCACCCTCAATTCCATCGCCGCTTCGGTGCTGGGCGGGGTCGGCTTCCTCGGCGGGGCCGGCACCATGCGCGGCGCCCTGGCCGGCAGCCTGCTGCTCAGCGTCATGATCAACGTCATGTTCTTCCTGGGATTTCCGCCCGTGGCGCAATACATCGCCCAGGGGCTGATCATCGTCGGCGCCGTGGCGCTGCCGCAGATCCGCTGGAGGCGGGCATGA